From a region of the Paenibacillus sp. FSL R10-2734 genome:
- a CDS encoding GNAT family N-acetyltransferase, which translates to MFTIRMLVSEDAGELLRLQHQLDQESKFMLLEPDERQVSLNQVKEMIISFVTADTSILIGAEVDGYLVGYLSVRGGSVRRNRHSAYIVIGILKDYQGMGIGAGLFTEMNTWAMNTEIVRLELTVMTHNQVALALYSKNGFEIEGTKRKSLVIDGQWVDEYYMSKILQKEKRIEDQI; encoded by the coding sequence ATGTTTACAATTAGAATGCTGGTTTCGGAAGACGCAGGTGAATTGCTTCGTTTACAGCATCAGCTAGATCAGGAATCCAAATTTATGTTATTGGAGCCGGATGAGCGGCAAGTTAGTCTTAATCAAGTTAAAGAGATGATCATTAGCTTCGTTACAGCAGACACTTCAATACTTATTGGTGCAGAGGTTGATGGCTATCTTGTAGGTTACTTGTCGGTTAGAGGTGGAAGTGTAAGACGCAATCGACATAGTGCATACATAGTTATTGGCATTCTGAAAGATTATCAGGGTATGGGGATTGGTGCAGGTCTGTTCACAGAGATGAATACATGGGCTATGAATACTGAAATAGTTCGTCTTGAGCTAACGGTCATGACACATAACCAAGTGGCCTTGGCTTTGTATTCTAAGAACGGATTTGAGATCGAAGGGACGAAAAGAAAATCGCTTGTTATCGATGGACAGTGGGTGGATGAATATTATATGAGTAAAATTTTACAAAAAGAAAAAAGGATAGAGGATCAGATATAA
- a CDS encoding DEAD/DEAH box helicase: MSDNPFYRLAPFIKEFIYKNRWETLREAQVDACRVLFDTPHHLLIASGTASGKTEAAFFPALTELYERPSGSVGILYIAPLKALINDQFTRLNDLLREGNIPVWHWHGDVPQADKTKLVQNPSGVLQITPESLEGLLMNRPNVIPALFHDLRFIVIDEVHAFMGADRGIQVLSQLARITRMAGCHPRRIGLSATLSDYASVTEWLAAGTREGVEVSAPQGGRKLRLSVEHFSFPDARDEVQAEHLERAKQSYYDFIYDHTHLKKALIFTNSRSDAETATLELRRTAAKRGERDVFHVHHGSISAMLREETEAALRQGSGPAVAAATLTLELGIDLGELERVLQVGAPYSCASFVQRLGRSGRRGDAASEMIFVTPEEEDEEAQLPARMPWTLLRAIAVIELYVREKWVEPLVVRQLPVGLLYHQTMSILKSMGEAEPEDLKEAVLSLPSFKNIDPADYDIFMTYMLGMGQIEKMDEGSLIIGMAGEKIVNNFRFYAVFKDDEEHVVYNGTEEIGSITTIPPPGYCFTLAGKLWKVEEVDNRHKAVYVKTSRGKVDTLWLGAGGDVHTRIMTKIREVLGATSLYPYLAPSAAARLERARRLAKESGLLERSVMPAGGDSIFILPWAGSRQFRTLERLLKNNLKSPLGLRSIVPMEPYYMVVAGKADAETLEAEIIAESMAATDPLSLLSPDEAPYLGKYDENIPHELLRKAFSLDGLDVPGLLEVLKQWRQPQ, encoded by the coding sequence ATGAGTGACAACCCGTTTTATAGGCTGGCCCCATTTATTAAAGAATTCATTTATAAGAATCGCTGGGAGACCTTGCGCGAGGCGCAGGTGGATGCTTGCCGTGTTCTGTTTGATACACCACATCACTTACTGATTGCTTCGGGTACAGCTTCTGGTAAGACAGAGGCGGCTTTTTTTCCAGCACTTACCGAGCTTTATGAACGTCCTTCTGGTTCAGTGGGAATTTTGTATATTGCTCCTTTGAAAGCATTGATTAACGATCAATTTACACGACTGAACGATTTACTTCGTGAAGGTAACATTCCGGTTTGGCACTGGCATGGTGATGTTCCGCAAGCAGATAAGACGAAGCTGGTGCAGAATCCCTCCGGTGTACTACAGATTACCCCTGAATCCCTTGAGGGATTATTGATGAATAGGCCGAATGTCATTCCAGCCCTGTTCCATGATCTGCGATTTATTGTCATAGACGAGGTTCATGCTTTTATGGGAGCCGACCGAGGGATTCAGGTGCTGAGTCAGCTAGCGAGAATCACTCGTATGGCTGGATGCCATCCGCGCAGAATCGGTCTATCCGCTACGCTTAGCGACTACGCTTCTGTAACGGAGTGGCTAGCAGCAGGTACGCGGGAAGGCGTTGAGGTGTCCGCTCCACAAGGCGGGCGTAAGCTCCGTTTAAGTGTGGAGCATTTCTCTTTCCCAGATGCACGGGACGAGGTGCAGGCTGAACATTTAGAACGCGCGAAGCAGTCTTACTACGATTTCATTTATGATCATACGCATCTTAAGAAAGCGTTGATCTTCACGAACAGCCGCTCGGATGCAGAGACGGCAACACTAGAGCTGCGGAGAACGGCCGCGAAGCGTGGGGAACGGGATGTCTTTCACGTTCACCATGGCAGCATCTCCGCGATGCTCCGCGAAGAGACGGAAGCCGCGCTGCGGCAAGGTTCCGGACCTGCAGTTGCGGCAGCGACTTTGACGCTGGAGCTCGGCATTGACCTAGGAGAGCTGGAGCGAGTGCTCCAGGTCGGCGCTCCTTATAGCTGCGCAAGCTTTGTGCAGCGACTGGGTCGCTCGGGCAGGCGTGGTGACGCCGCATCCGAGATGATCTTTGTCACGCCCGAGGAAGAGGATGAGGAAGCGCAGCTTCCGGCTCGGATGCCTTGGACGCTGCTTCGAGCGATAGCGGTTATTGAGCTATATGTGCGCGAGAAGTGGGTTGAGCCACTGGTGGTGCGCCAGCTACCAGTTGGACTGCTATACCATCAGACGATGAGCATATTGAAGAGTATGGGTGAGGCGGAGCCGGAGGATTTAAAGGAAGCGGTTCTCAGCTTACCTTCCTTCAAGAACATTGATCCTGCAGACTACGACATCTTCATGACTTATATGCTTGGCATGGGGCAAATCGAGAAGATGGACGAAGGGAGCCTGATTATCGGGATGGCGGGAGAGAAGATCGTGAATAACTTCCGCTTCTACGCAGTCTTCAAAGATGACGAAGAGCATGTTGTCTATAACGGCACTGAGGAAATTGGATCGATCACAACGATACCACCGCCTGGCTATTGTTTTACTCTGGCAGGCAAGCTCTGGAAGGTAGAAGAGGTGGATAATCGCCATAAAGCAGTTTATGTGAAAACCTCACGCGGTAAAGTAGATACGTTATGGCTTGGAGCGGGTGGGGATGTGCATACACGCATTATGACCAAAATCCGTGAAGTCTTAGGAGCCACTTCATTGTATCCGTATTTAGCTCCGAGTGCCGCTGCGAGGCTCGAACGAGCCCGTCGTTTAGCGAAGGAAAGCGGACTGCTTGAACGCTCCGTTATGCCAGCAGGTGGAGATTCGATTTTTATCCTGCCATGGGCGGGCAGTCGGCAATTCCGCACGCTGGAGCGTCTGCTCAAGAATAACTTAAAGAGTCCCCTGGGACTTCGTTCTATTGTTCCTATGGAACCTTATTATATGGTCGTTGCGGGTAAGGCGGATGCAGAAACGCTGGAAGCGGAGATCATCGCTGAAAGCATGGCCGCCACAGATCCTCTTTCACTGCTATCTCCAGATGAAGCACCCTACCTTGGAAAGTACGACGAGAACATCCCTCATGAGCTACTTCGCAAAGCTTTTTCTTTAGATGGCTTAGATGTTCCAGGTCTTCTAGAAGTACTGAAGCAGTGGCGTCAACCTCAGTAA
- a CDS encoding spore germination protein has product MWSKIVSYIPDWTVFVQAAITLLFPIGVYYLYRHLYFYVGSGRSRETGAKSQDAELKKADNREANSSVFSAFIHDYDTDLAAIRTALGGNGDVHFREFSVKGILARATLVYVEGMQDEELINQQVLQNLMFAGEAQDSKDMYTYMKQNMLPLAQLSEARDLDQLQESVLFGYTALIVEGMHEVLLVGFPHGSVRSINEPTSEALLRGPRIGFTEVLSENTSMLRRQGLNKSLEMKRFEVGSEIKKNLVIAYMKNIVNPDLLQEVEDRISKIDMDFILESGYVEQLIEDDYLSPFQQTQNTERPDRVIASLLEGRIAILLDGTPFALIVPVTFSMLLQSPEDYYERWIPGTLLRMLRFFAAFLALLGPALYISFISFHPGLIPTQLAISIIETRQGVPFPSLIEVLILEISLEILREAGIRLPKPIGPAMGIVGGLIIGEAAVQAGIVSPILVIVVAVTAISSFSIPMYSAGFTLRILRFVGMLFAAVLGMFGTILFFLLICSHLTRLTSFGVPYVTPISPFRLSDWKDLFIRAPLSTMKKRPEMLKTQKSKRRF; this is encoded by the coding sequence ATGTGGTCAAAAATAGTCTCTTATATTCCGGACTGGACAGTTTTTGTTCAAGCGGCGATAACGCTGCTCTTTCCCATAGGAGTTTATTATCTTTACAGGCATTTGTATTTTTATGTTGGGAGTGGACGTTCTAGGGAGACAGGGGCTAAATCACAGGATGCGGAACTGAAGAAGGCTGACAACCGTGAAGCGAATTCGAGTGTGTTTTCTGCGTTTATCCATGATTATGATACCGACTTAGCAGCAATAAGAACCGCATTAGGGGGAAACGGTGATGTGCATTTCCGTGAATTCTCAGTCAAAGGAATTCTGGCACGTGCCACGTTGGTCTATGTGGAGGGGATGCAGGACGAAGAGCTTATCAATCAGCAGGTGCTTCAGAATCTGATGTTTGCCGGCGAAGCGCAGGATTCGAAAGACATGTATACCTATATGAAACAGAATATGCTCCCGCTGGCTCAGCTTAGTGAAGCCAGGGATTTGGACCAACTGCAGGAGTCTGTCCTGTTTGGATACACGGCACTGATTGTCGAAGGCATGCATGAGGTGCTGCTGGTTGGCTTTCCGCATGGTTCAGTACGCTCAATTAATGAGCCGACCTCGGAAGCTTTACTGCGAGGACCACGGATTGGCTTTACCGAAGTGCTCAGTGAGAATACCTCTATGCTGCGGCGTCAAGGGCTCAATAAGAGTTTAGAAATGAAAAGATTTGAAGTAGGTAGCGAAATCAAGAAGAACTTGGTTATCGCTTATATGAAAAACATTGTAAATCCTGATTTGCTACAGGAAGTGGAGGATCGTATCTCCAAAATTGATATGGACTTCATTTTGGAGTCTGGCTATGTGGAGCAGTTGATCGAGGATGATTATTTGAGTCCGTTTCAGCAAACACAGAATACGGAAAGACCCGATCGTGTGATTGCCTCTTTATTAGAGGGGAGAATCGCAATTTTACTGGATGGAACTCCGTTTGCACTCATTGTTCCAGTGACGTTCAGTATGCTTTTGCAGTCCCCTGAGGATTACTATGAGCGCTGGATTCCAGGGACGCTTTTACGGATGCTACGATTTTTCGCAGCATTTCTGGCTCTGCTCGGCCCAGCGTTGTATATTTCCTTTATCTCCTTTCATCCAGGACTGATTCCTACACAGCTGGCGATTTCCATTATCGAAACACGCCAAGGTGTACCCTTTCCTTCTTTGATTGAAGTGTTGATTCTGGAGATTTCCCTTGAAATCTTGCGTGAAGCTGGAATTCGCTTGCCAAAGCCCATAGGTCCAGCAATGGGGATTGTCGGAGGTCTGATTATTGGAGAAGCCGCAGTACAGGCAGGTATTGTAAGTCCTATTCTTGTGATTGTCGTAGCCGTAACAGCAATCTCTTCGTTTTCCATACCGATGTACAGTGCTGGCTTTACCCTCCGGATCTTGCGGTTCGTAGGGATGTTATTTGCGGCGGTCCTGGGCATGTTCGGAACCATCCTATTCTTCCTGCTCATTTGCAGCCATCTGACACGACTTACAAGCTTTGGGGTTCCTTATGTCACTCCCATCTCACCTTTCCGGTTAAGTGACTGGAAGGATTTGTTCATCCGAGCTCCGTTATCTACTATGAAGAAAAGACCAGAGATGCTGAAGACCCAAAAGAGCAAGCGCAGGTTCTAG
- a CDS encoding ATP-binding protein, with product MSALKIPKRMTTALVNSLTAGVVPRIGLEHIAVGRRPEIEAILRDMDNIAEGGAAFKLITGKFGSGKSFLLQMIRNYAMDRDFVVADADLSPERRLVGTKGQGLATYRELMSHLSTRTRPDGGALEIILQKWIITLQQSVMQENEYGPDHPQLGDEVEKRIYAVASEMRGLVHGFDFAKVLAAYWNAHKLADDELKQDSLRWLRGEFATRTEARKALGVGVIIDDDNWYDYMKLWAEFTAAIGYKGLLLFIDEGVNLYKITNSISRQSNYEKLLTMFNDTMQGKAESLGIFIGGTPQFVEDGRRGLFSYEALRSRLVAGRYGAAGLNNYTGPIIALDMLSHEEILVLLQKLRDIHALHYGYEVQLTQEQLVHFMEEAVGRLGADELLTPREVVRDFMDLLHTLHQHPEISFEKLIGERTSKPAETEQNELDGFLAEFEL from the coding sequence ATGAGTGCATTAAAAATACCCAAACGCATGACGACAGCCCTAGTTAATTCATTAACAGCCGGTGTGGTTCCACGAATCGGACTTGAGCATATCGCCGTTGGCCGCCGACCAGAGATTGAAGCTATTTTGAGAGATATGGACAATATTGCAGAGGGTGGAGCTGCTTTCAAGCTGATTACAGGTAAGTTCGGTAGCGGCAAAAGCTTTCTTCTGCAAATGATCCGTAATTATGCGATGGATCGGGATTTTGTAGTAGCAGATGCTGATCTATCTCCTGAACGAAGATTAGTAGGAACAAAAGGACAAGGTCTCGCAACTTATCGAGAATTGATGAGCCATTTGTCTACCCGGACACGTCCAGATGGAGGAGCTCTGGAGATTATTCTACAGAAATGGATCATTACGCTTCAGCAATCTGTAATGCAGGAGAATGAATATGGTCCTGACCACCCTCAGCTTGGTGATGAAGTAGAGAAACGAATCTATGCTGTAGCTTCTGAAATGCGCGGTTTGGTACATGGATTTGATTTTGCCAAAGTGCTCGCAGCTTACTGGAATGCACACAAGCTAGCCGATGATGAATTGAAGCAGGATTCCCTTCGCTGGCTACGCGGTGAATTCGCCACTCGAACGGAAGCACGGAAAGCGCTTGGTGTCGGTGTGATTATTGATGATGATAATTGGTATGATTATATGAAGCTTTGGGCGGAATTCACAGCCGCTATTGGTTATAAGGGATTGCTGCTGTTTATTGACGAAGGCGTCAATCTCTACAAAATTACGAACAGCATCTCACGTCAGAGCAACTATGAAAAGCTACTTACGATGTTTAACGATACGATGCAGGGCAAGGCAGAAAGCTTAGGGATTTTTATAGGGGGTACTCCACAATTTGTGGAGGATGGACGACGTGGACTATTTAGCTATGAAGCACTTCGTTCCAGATTAGTTGCAGGTAGATACGGCGCAGCAGGTCTTAATAATTACACTGGACCAATTATCGCACTGGACATGCTCTCCCATGAAGAGATTCTAGTGCTTCTGCAAAAGCTTAGAGATATCCATGCCCTTCACTATGGTTATGAAGTGCAATTAACACAGGAACAATTGGTTCATTTTATGGAAGAAGCCGTGGGCAGATTAGGGGCTGACGAGCTGCTGACTCCGCGCGAGGTGGTTCGTGATTTCATGGATCTGCTGCACACACTGCATCAGCATCCGGAGATCTCTTTCGAGAAGCTAATAGGTGAACGAACCTCTAAACCTGCGGAGACCGAGCAAAATGAGTTGGATGGATTCCTGGCGGAGTTTGAATTATGA
- a CDS encoding hemolysin family protein has protein sequence MGIGLSLTLVAILIILTAFFVATEFALVRLRGSQVSQMVIEGKKNALAVQRVSANLDGYLSACQLGITITALGIGALAEPAFEQLLLPVFDWANISPKVSHPLAFLFAFIIATFLHVVVGELAPKTVAINIPEKISQITSPLIIWFYRILYPLIWFMNGSANLLVRLFGMKPASEHEDAHSEDEIRLILSESYESGKINKAEYGYVNRIFTFDEMLAKEIMVPRTDMVCLFTNHSLKENFEIIRKEQYTRFPVAEGSKDNIIGMINTKQLYLQYDNNPDFDFKSLIQPVLTVSEVTPVKNLLTRMQVERVHIALLLDEYGGTSGLITIEDILEEIVGEIRDEFDGDERKEVEKISDTNYLFDGKVSLLEVKELTGLDFEDEEVTTVGGWVYSHIADPAVGKSIVRDHVTLTIREMNRYRVRKVEVVIEQSSETES, from the coding sequence ATGGGTATAGGACTTAGTTTGACGTTGGTGGCTATTTTGATTATTTTAACCGCTTTTTTTGTAGCAACTGAATTTGCATTGGTGAGACTTAGAGGTAGCCAGGTCAGTCAAATGGTGATCGAGGGAAAGAAGAACGCGTTAGCTGTACAACGAGTTTCTGCTAATCTTGACGGATACTTATCCGCGTGTCAGCTTGGGATTACGATCACTGCTCTTGGTATTGGTGCACTAGCAGAGCCGGCGTTCGAGCAGCTGCTCCTTCCGGTATTTGACTGGGCTAATATTAGTCCAAAAGTGAGTCACCCTCTTGCGTTTTTATTCGCATTCATCATTGCAACATTCCTACACGTCGTTGTCGGTGAGCTTGCTCCGAAGACGGTAGCTATAAACATTCCGGAAAAAATTAGTCAAATTACATCACCGCTGATTATTTGGTTCTACAGAATTTTGTACCCCCTCATTTGGTTCATGAACGGTTCCGCTAATCTGCTTGTTCGCCTTTTTGGGATGAAACCAGCTAGTGAGCATGAAGATGCGCATAGTGAAGATGAGATTCGTTTGATCTTGTCCGAAAGCTATGAAAGCGGGAAAATCAATAAAGCCGAATATGGCTATGTAAACCGTATCTTTACTTTTGATGAGATGTTGGCTAAAGAAATCATGGTTCCGCGAACCGATATGGTGTGTCTTTTTACCAATCATTCGTTAAAAGAGAATTTTGAGATCATCCGTAAGGAGCAGTATACTCGCTTCCCGGTTGCTGAAGGCAGCAAGGATAATATCATTGGGATGATCAACACGAAACAGCTCTATTTGCAATATGATAACAATCCTGATTTTGATTTCAAAAGCTTGATTCAGCCTGTTTTGACAGTATCTGAGGTAACACCGGTCAAGAACCTTCTAACACGTATGCAAGTGGAGCGTGTGCATATCGCCCTGCTGCTTGATGAATACGGCGGTACGTCCGGACTCATCACGATTGAAGATATTTTGGAAGAAATCGTAGGTGAGATTCGTGATGAATTTGACGGTGATGAACGCAAGGAAGTCGAGAAAATAAGTGATACAAATTATCTGTTTGATGGTAAAGTATCTCTGCTAGAGGTCAAGGAACTTACAGGGCTTGATTTCGAAGATGAAGAAGTGACTACAGTTGGAGGCTGGGTATACAGTCATATCGCAGATCCAGCTGTTGGCAAAAGTATTGTTCGTGATCATGTAACCTTAACCATTCGTGAAATGAACAGATACCGTGTCCGCAAGGTTGAGGTCGTTATCGAGCAATCTAGTGAAACTGAATCATAA
- a CDS encoding DUF1836 domain-containing protein: MESFALTRVEMSSLLLSLTGLSDRKPLNILQEAWTKFHREEVQKGTSLPAFLSTDVPPVLQKIIKGDNVRGFSLGEIASLGHLIEYSTLTVTTMQNWVKRDFKEYLGSPREGKKYSVNQAALLFIIDDLKSALNFESIRQLFRLMFLKPDRDDDDLMEPVKLYYAYAGLFEEIKSNPTIQTQCKVDQLLHKEYSWKEDSLLRSSTDRVINRLTHLTKSQRESVRNILLIATISVQTCYFQSLARQYFNAALFLDF; this comes from the coding sequence ATGGAATCATTTGCATTAACTCGTGTAGAGATGTCCAGTCTTCTGCTCTCATTGACCGGATTGTCAGACCGGAAACCGCTGAATATCCTCCAAGAGGCATGGACTAAATTTCACCGTGAAGAAGTACAAAAGGGGACCTCGTTACCCGCTTTTTTATCTACTGATGTTCCACCCGTTTTACAAAAGATCATTAAGGGCGACAATGTTAGAGGCTTTTCACTCGGTGAAATTGCTTCATTAGGCCATCTCATAGAGTATTCCACGTTGACCGTCACAACTATGCAAAATTGGGTGAAGCGCGACTTCAAAGAATATCTCGGTTCGCCAAGAGAAGGTAAGAAGTATTCGGTTAATCAGGCGGCGCTTCTATTTATTATCGATGATCTCAAATCAGCCCTTAATTTTGAAAGTATACGTCAGCTATTCCGGTTGATGTTCTTAAAGCCAGATCGGGATGATGATGATTTAATGGAGCCAGTTAAGCTGTATTACGCATATGCTGGACTTTTTGAAGAGATCAAGAGCAATCCAACGATACAGACGCAATGTAAGGTTGATCAACTTTTGCACAAAGAGTATTCATGGAAAGAAGATTCTTTGCTTAGAAGCTCAACAGATCGTGTAATCAATCGACTGACGCATCTTACGAAATCTCAAAGAGAATCTGTCCGCAACATATTGCTGATAGCTACGATATCTGTTCAGACCTGTTATTTTCAATCGTTGGCAAGACAATACTTTAATGCCGCTTTATTCCTTGATTTTTGA
- a CDS encoding TerB N-terminal domain-containing protein — MSNDRKQPHFTELVWESTEQNVAIPPRNSSEPALPKISSANIGKPKASSEPSLQLQLWDLETDTPEPVTTTEGQFVTRAKELEHKTEDSALFVPFKSYWPTYGHMTGTQSRWYFYWRNEVRQGRYPKTDLSYIFLHVYELINGVGWEDPYDGYRQLSQIWEAYRDNYKRLDQYLGGWIADFSFVHHLDVPLALIVARSRGLAGDLAELELMRGLTTAPEQLTFTVLTAMSDYDISKSKFYMGEGKEALEQYIPQVVALINAYVTRKHGSNLVEMFPPGPSVMRERYLFRSAVYDISLYGYSVLIPVVRISKSPSLRSLITRLFRLTENKLRELLGYRGRLKGVNVDADMDDLITRFLKREFEKEKQEDKGPAVVIDREKLERLQSDSEIVRSLLTVEDMNELEELEDSEFEVNNEETESEEEIEDEKEKEEIIVSLEPELAIEDVHAVIVETEWEQFASAISPLQREALLALLNEDGRQDLQRLAAANGTMSELLIDEINDIAMDILGDLIIDGEEVAEEYLINLFNI, encoded by the coding sequence ATGAGTAATGATAGGAAGCAGCCTCATTTCACAGAATTGGTCTGGGAAAGCACGGAACAAAATGTTGCTATTCCCCCGCGAAATTCATCAGAACCAGCGCTGCCCAAGATATCTTCTGCAAATATAGGGAAGCCGAAGGCATCCTCTGAGCCTTCTTTACAGCTGCAGCTTTGGGATCTGGAGACTGACACTCCGGAGCCTGTGACAACAACAGAAGGCCAGTTCGTCACTAGAGCGAAGGAATTGGAACATAAAACCGAGGATTCCGCACTATTTGTTCCTTTTAAGAGTTACTGGCCTACATATGGACATATGACTGGCACACAAAGTAGATGGTATTTTTATTGGCGTAATGAAGTTAGACAGGGTAGATATCCGAAGACGGATCTTTCATATATTTTTCTGCACGTATATGAGCTTATTAATGGTGTAGGCTGGGAAGATCCTTATGATGGCTATAGACAGCTCAGTCAAATCTGGGAAGCTTATCGAGACAATTATAAACGTCTGGATCAATATTTAGGCGGTTGGATCGCGGACTTCTCATTTGTTCATCATTTGGATGTGCCTCTGGCTCTTATCGTTGCTCGTTCACGCGGCCTTGCTGGAGATCTGGCAGAGCTAGAGTTAATGAGAGGTCTTACTACAGCACCTGAGCAATTAACCTTTACAGTATTAACGGCCATGTCGGACTACGATATAAGTAAATCCAAGTTCTACATGGGAGAAGGTAAAGAAGCTCTTGAACAATATATTCCGCAGGTAGTGGCATTAATTAACGCCTATGTCACCCGGAAACATGGCTCGAATTTGGTCGAAATGTTCCCACCAGGGCCCTCGGTGATGCGGGAGCGTTATTTATTCCGAAGTGCTGTATATGATATTTCGCTATATGGCTATTCTGTACTTATACCGGTTGTACGTATCAGTAAATCTCCATCGCTTCGTAGCTTGATTACTAGGCTGTTCCGTTTGACTGAGAATAAATTACGGGAACTGCTCGGGTATCGAGGTCGACTTAAAGGGGTAAACGTGGATGCCGATATGGACGACCTAATCACTCGTTTTCTGAAGCGGGAGTTTGAGAAAGAGAAACAGGAAGACAAGGGACCGGCAGTGGTTATTGATCGTGAGAAGCTAGAACGTCTGCAGAGTGATTCCGAAATTGTCCGAAGCTTGCTTACGGTTGAGGATATGAATGAGTTGGAAGAGCTTGAGGATAGCGAGTTCGAAGTTAATAATGAAGAAACTGAGTCAGAAGAAGAAATAGAAGATGAAAAAGAAAAAGAAGAAATCATTGTGTCTCTTGAACCTGAATTAGCCATTGAAGATGTTCATGCTGTTATAGTAGAAACGGAGTGGGAACAGTTTGCGAGTGCTATAAGTCCACTACAACGAGAAGCTCTGCTTGCTCTTTTGAATGAGGACGGAAGACAAGACCTGCAGAGGTTAGCTGCTGCAAACGGCACAATGTCAGAGCTCTTGATTGACGAGATTAATGACATCGCAATGGACATTCTAGGTGATTTGATCATAGACGGAGAAGAAGTTGCAGAAGAATATTTAATTAATCTGTTTAATATTTAA
- a CDS encoding MFS transporter encodes MNQMTLLRNPKQRKLLFSAGLSWMFDAMDVGMISFVVAALAKDWNLGPEQIGILTSINSVGMAVGAAAAGILADRFGRKPILLWTLLIFSAASGLSAFATGFGILCVLRFIAGFGLGGELPVASTLVSESMPARERGRAVVLLESFWAIGWIASALIAFFIIPDYGWRVAFGIGAVPALYALYLRRAIDDSPKFAEIKKAPVSLKKRIATVWSPEYRRSTIMLWILWFTVVFSYYGMFLWLPTVMVLKGFSLVKSFEYVLIMTLAQLPGYFTAAYFIEKFGRKFVLVIYMLFTAVSAAWFGNATTEGMLMAAGICLSFFNLGAWGGMYAYTPELYPTTIRSTGAGLATSFGRIGGIIAPLLVGILVGKSMAIGSIFMLFFVTIIIGALAVLFLGKETKGTELL; translated from the coding sequence GTGAATCAAATGACACTGCTGCGGAATCCTAAACAAAGGAAATTACTCTTCAGCGCTGGCTTAAGCTGGATGTTCGACGCGATGGACGTCGGGATGATTTCTTTTGTTGTAGCGGCTTTAGCCAAGGATTGGAATCTGGGACCGGAGCAGATAGGTATATTGACAAGCATTAACTCCGTTGGGATGGCAGTGGGTGCGGCGGCGGCAGGGATATTAGCAGATCGTTTTGGACGTAAACCGATACTGCTGTGGACACTCCTGATTTTCTCGGCTGCAAGTGGATTATCGGCGTTTGCTACAGGCTTTGGAATACTCTGTGTGCTTAGGTTTATCGCTGGTTTTGGACTAGGTGGAGAGCTACCTGTCGCTTCAACATTAGTGTCTGAAAGTATGCCTGCTCGGGAGAGAGGCCGTGCGGTTGTATTGCTAGAGAGCTTTTGGGCGATTGGCTGGATCGCTTCTGCTTTAATCGCATTTTTCATTATCCCTGATTATGGCTGGCGTGTAGCCTTCGGGATTGGTGCTGTTCCCGCTCTATACGCGCTATACTTAAGACGAGCTATCGACGATTCACCGAAGTTTGCTGAGATTAAAAAGGCGCCAGTATCCTTGAAGAAACGGATTGCGACTGTATGGTCACCTGAGTATCGCCGTTCTACCATTATGCTATGGATTTTGTGGTTTACCGTGGTGTTTTCGTATTATGGCATGTTTCTTTGGTTGCCTACCGTTATGGTTCTTAAAGGCTTTAGCTTGGTCAAAAGCTTTGAGTATGTTCTGATTATGACACTCGCTCAGCTACCAGGTTACTTTACTGCCGCTTACTTCATCGAGAAGTTCGGTCGTAAGTTTGTCCTAGTCATCTATATGCTGTTCACTGCGGTCAGTGCTGCTTGGTTCGGTAATGCGACTACGGAAGGCATGCTGATGGCTGCTGGGATTTGCTTATCATTCTTTAATCTTGGGGCTTGGGGTGGAATGTATGCTTATACTCCTGAGCTGTACCCGACCACTATTCGTTCTACAGGTGCTGGGTTAGCGACTTCCTTTGGCCGGATTGGTGGGATCATCGCTCCATTACTGGTTGGGATTCTAGTAGGTAAATCGATGGCGATTGGTTCGATCTTTATGTTATTTTTTGTAACGATTATTATCGGTGCGTTAGCAGTGCTCTTCCTAGGAAAAGAGACAAAGGGAACGGAGCTCTTGTAA